Proteins from a genomic interval of Lelliottia amnigena:
- the motB gene encoding flagellar motor protein MotB — protein sequence MKNQSHPIVIVKKRKHKGHGHGSHGSWKIAYADFMTAMMAFFLVMWLVSISSPKELIQIAEYFRTPLATAITGGPRVSNSDSPIPGGGDDFTQQKGEVKKEPNIDELKKRMEQARLKKLRGDLDQLIEADPKLRALRPHLKIDLVQEGLRIQIIDSQNRPMFKTGSAEVEYYMRDILRGIAPVLNGIPNHISLSGHTDDFPYANGEKGYSNWELSADRANASRRELVAGGLDEGKVLRVVGMSSSMRVTDRGPEDAVNRRISLLVLNQQAEQSILHENADSQNESLDDLKQPGAVPSAAVPTSPQANPR from the coding sequence ATGAAAAATCAGTCCCATCCCATCGTCATAGTAAAAAAGCGCAAACACAAAGGTCACGGGCACGGTTCCCATGGCTCGTGGAAAATCGCGTATGCGGACTTTATGACCGCGATGATGGCGTTTTTCCTTGTGATGTGGCTGGTGTCGATCTCAAGCCCCAAGGAGCTGATACAGATTGCGGAATATTTCAGAACCCCGCTGGCGACAGCCATTACGGGTGGGCCGCGAGTCTCTAACAGCGACAGCCCCATTCCTGGCGGTGGTGATGACTTCACCCAACAGAAGGGTGAAGTCAAAAAAGAACCGAATATTGATGAGCTGAAAAAGCGTATGGAACAAGCGCGCCTCAAAAAATTACGTGGCGACCTTGACCAGTTGATCGAGGCCGACCCGAAACTGCGCGCGCTGCGTCCACATCTGAAAATCGATCTGGTGCAGGAAGGGTTACGCATCCAGATTATTGATAGCCAGAACCGCCCAATGTTCAAAACAGGTAGCGCGGAAGTCGAATATTACATGCGCGATATTTTGCGCGGTATTGCGCCTGTGCTGAACGGTATTCCTAATCACATCAGTCTTTCTGGCCATACGGATGATTTCCCGTATGCCAACGGTGAAAAGGGATACAGCAACTGGGAACTCTCAGCCGATCGTGCCAACGCCTCGCGTCGCGAGCTGGTGGCAGGTGGGCTTGATGAAGGCAAAGTTCTGCGCGTCGTCGGCATGTCATCCAGTATGCGTGTGACCGACCGCGGGCCGGAAGATGCCGTCAACCGTCGTATTAGTCTTTTGGTACTCAATCAGCAGGCGGAGCAGAGCATTCTGCACGAAAACGCCGATAGCCAGAATGAGTCACTGGACGATTTAAAACAGCCAGGGGCAGTTCCTTCGGCTGCCGTTCCAACATCGCCACAAGCCAATCCGAGGTGA
- the motA gene encoding flagellar motor protein MotA, which translates to MLIVLGYLVVLGTVFGGYMMTGGHLGALYQPAELIIIGGAGIGAFIVGNNGKSIKGTLKALPLLFRRSKYTKSMYMDLLALLYRLMAKSRQQGMFSLERDIENPKESEIFASYPRILADAMMLDFIVDYLRLIISGNMNTFEIEALMDEEIETHESESEVPAAALAMVGDSLPAFGIVAAVMGVVHALASADRPAAELGALIAHAMVGTFVGILLAYGFISPLSSVLRQKSAETTKMMQCVKITLLSNLNGYAPPIAVEFGRKTLYSSERPSFIELEEHVRAVKNPNQQTTTEDA; encoded by the coding sequence GTGCTTATCGTATTAGGTTACCTGGTAGTTCTCGGTACAGTTTTCGGCGGTTACATGATGACCGGCGGACACCTTGGAGCACTCTATCAACCCGCTGAGCTGATTATTATCGGCGGCGCAGGCATAGGTGCATTCATCGTTGGCAACAACGGTAAATCCATTAAGGGCACGCTTAAGGCGCTCCCATTACTTTTTCGTCGTTCGAAATACACCAAAAGCATGTACATGGATCTGCTCGCGCTGCTCTATCGCCTGATGGCGAAGTCGCGTCAGCAGGGCATGTTCTCGCTGGAAAGGGATATCGAGAACCCGAAAGAGAGCGAAATTTTCGCCAGCTATCCACGTATTCTCGCTGATGCGATGATGCTGGATTTCATTGTCGACTACTTACGTCTCATCATCAGCGGCAACATGAATACCTTCGAAATCGAAGCGCTGATGGACGAAGAGATCGAAACCCACGAGAGCGAATCCGAAGTGCCGGCCGCTGCGCTGGCCATGGTCGGCGACTCCTTACCGGCATTCGGTATCGTTGCGGCGGTCATGGGTGTGGTTCACGCGCTGGCGTCAGCAGACCGTCCGGCGGCGGAGTTGGGTGCATTGATTGCCCACGCGATGGTGGGTACGTTCGTCGGTATTCTTCTGGCGTATGGTTTTATCTCTCCACTGTCGAGTGTGTTACGTCAGAAGAGCGCAGAAACAACGAAGATGATGCAGTGCGTGAAAATCACGTTGCTGTCGAACCTGAACGGCTACGCACCGCCAATCGCGGTGGAATTTGGGCGTAAAACCCTTTACTCCAGCGAGCGTCCTTCGTTTATCGAGCTGGAAGAACACGTACGTGCGGTGAAAAACCCAAACCAACAGACGACCACTGAGGACGCATGA
- the flhC gene encoding flagellar transcriptional activator FlhC, producing the protein MSEKSIVQEARDIQLAMELITLGARLQMLESETQLSRGRLIKLYKELRGSPPPKGMLPFSTDWFMTWEQNIHASMFCNAWQYLLKTGLCTGVDAVIKAYKLYLEQCPQPEEGPLLALTRAWTLVRFVESGLLQLSRCNCCDGNFITHAHQPVGSFACSLCQPPSRAVKDVNFPRNLPIVIHNCWMNRSNKLFNPNVGARFQQR; encoded by the coding sequence ATGAGCGAAAAAAGCATTGTTCAGGAAGCACGCGACATTCAGTTGGCAATGGAACTGATCACGCTGGGTGCCCGCTTGCAAATGCTGGAAAGCGAAACTCAATTGAGTCGCGGTCGTCTTATCAAGTTGTATAAAGAATTACGTGGCAGCCCGCCGCCAAAAGGCATGCTGCCATTTTCAACCGATTGGTTTATGACCTGGGAGCAAAACATCCATGCATCGATGTTTTGCAATGCCTGGCAATATCTTCTTAAAACGGGTTTATGCACTGGCGTAGACGCTGTTATCAAAGCGTACAAACTTTATCTTGAGCAATGTCCGCAGCCTGAAGAAGGCCCGTTGCTTGCGCTGACCCGAGCCTGGACTTTGGTGCGCTTTGTTGAAAGCGGCCTGTTGCAATTGTCGCGCTGTAACTGCTGTGACGGCAACTTTATTACCCACGCTCATCAGCCTGTAGGTAGCTTTGCCTGCAGTTTATGCCAGCCGCCATCACGTGCGGTAAAAGACGTAAACTTTCCCCGCAATCTGCCGATAGTAATCCACAACTGCTGGATGAACAGATCGAACAAGCTGTTTAACCCGAACGTAGGGGCAAGATTCCAGCAGCGGTAA
- the uspA_1 gene encoding universal stress protein UspC, giving the protein MYNQLAAPMLENIRGLLQEETQQFLQELEDRAHYPVERTYIATGELNEHILDICRKQRIDLVICGNHNHSFFSRAACSAKAIVSSSQVDVLLVPLGN; this is encoded by the coding sequence ATGTACAATCAGCTGGCCGCACCGATGCTGGAAAACATACGTGGACTTTTGCAGGAAGAGACGCAGCAATTTCTTCAGGAGTTGGAAGATAGAGCCCATTACCCTGTCGAGCGTACCTATATTGCGACGGGTGAGCTGAATGAACATATTCTGGATATTTGCCGCAAACAGCGCATCGATCTGGTGATATGTGGGAATCATAACCACAGCTTTTTCTCACGCGCGGCGTGCTCTGCAAAAGCGATTGTCAGTTCAAGCCAGGTGGATGTGCTGCTGGTTCCCCTCGGCAATTGA
- the otsA_1 gene encoding trehalose-6-phosphate synthase, with protein MAGVEKSVTKISLYRKVTRGNITWASFNLSEQDHEEYYSQFSNAVLWPAFHYRLDLVKFQRDSWEGYTRVNALLADKLLPLIEEDDILWIHDYHLLPFASELRKRGVNNRIGFFLHIPFPTPEIFTAIPPHEELLEGLCDYDLLGFQTENDRQAFLESVAGKTRLTTHHGKSHQAWGKTFDTEVYPIGIEPDEIAADASGPLPPKLAQLKNELKNVKNIFSVERLDYSKGLPERFQAYERLLEKYPQHHGKIRYTQIAPTSRGEVQAYQDIRHQLETEAGRINGRYGQLGWTPLYYLNQHFERKVLMKVFRYAEVGLVTPLRDGMNLVAKEYVAAQDPKDPGVLVLSQFAGAANELTSALLVNPYDSDDVANALDRALKMPLTERISRHAEMMKVIRENDINHWQETFIRDLKRTTPRSVESNLQKKIATFPKLA; from the coding sequence TTGGCTGGAGTGGAGAAGTCGGTAACGAAGATAAGCCTTTACAGGAAAGTCACGCGCGGTAATATCACGTGGGCGTCGTTTAATCTCAGTGAACAAGATCATGAGGAGTATTACTCCCAGTTCTCAAACGCGGTGCTGTGGCCTGCGTTTCACTATCGCCTGGATCTGGTCAAATTCCAGCGAGACTCCTGGGAGGGCTACACGCGCGTCAATGCGCTGTTAGCGGACAAACTGCTGCCATTGATCGAAGAAGACGATATTTTGTGGATCCACGATTATCACTTGCTTCCGTTTGCCAGCGAGCTGAGAAAACGGGGGGTGAACAATCGCATCGGTTTCTTCCTGCATATACCGTTCCCGACGCCGGAAATTTTTACCGCCATTCCACCGCATGAAGAGCTGCTGGAAGGATTGTGCGACTATGACCTGCTGGGCTTCCAGACGGAGAATGACCGTCAGGCGTTCCTCGAGAGCGTCGCGGGTAAAACGCGACTGACCACCCATCATGGAAAATCCCATCAGGCATGGGGGAAAACCTTTGATACAGAAGTCTATCCCATCGGGATTGAGCCAGACGAAATTGCCGCTGATGCCTCCGGGCCGCTGCCACCTAAACTGGCTCAGCTGAAAAATGAGCTGAAGAACGTTAAAAACATTTTCTCTGTCGAGCGACTGGATTATTCAAAAGGGTTGCCCGAGCGCTTTCAGGCTTACGAGAGGCTGCTGGAGAAGTATCCTCAGCATCACGGTAAGATTCGTTATACGCAGATCGCGCCAACGTCGCGTGGTGAAGTCCAGGCCTATCAGGATATTCGTCACCAACTCGAAACTGAAGCCGGACGTATTAACGGACGTTATGGCCAGTTGGGCTGGACACCGCTCTATTATCTGAATCAACACTTCGAGCGTAAAGTCCTGATGAAGGTGTTCCGCTACGCTGAGGTTGGTCTGGTGACGCCGCTGCGTGATGGGATGAATCTTGTCGCAAAAGAGTATGTGGCTGCGCAAGATCCTAAAGACCCAGGCGTGCTGGTTCTGTCGCAGTTTGCTGGGGCGGCCAATGAACTCACCTCCGCGCTGCTCGTCAATCCATACGACAGTGATGATGTGGCGAATGCGTTGGATCGCGCGCTCAAAATGCCGTTAACGGAACGCATTTCCCGGCATGCGGAGATGATGAAAGTCATCCGCGAAAATGATATTAACCACTGGCAGGAGACGTTTATTCGCGATCTCAAGCGTACAACTCCCCGTAGCGTGGAGAGCAATCTGCAAAAAAAGATTGCAACCTTCCCTAAACTCGCCTGA
- the otsA_2 gene encoding trehalose-6-phosphate synthase, whose protein sequence is MGRLVVVSNRIAPPDDKKSSAGGLAVGILGALKTAGGLWFGWSGEVGNEDKPLQESHAR, encoded by the coding sequence ATGGGTCGCTTAGTCGTAGTCTCTAACCGTATTGCGCCACCGGATGATAAAAAATCCAGCGCCGGGGGTCTGGCGGTAGGGATTTTGGGTGCCTTAAAAACAGCGGGTGGACTCTGGTTTGGCTGGAGTGGAGAAGTCGGTAACGAAGATAAGCCTTTACAGGAAAGTCACGCGCGGTAA
- the otsB_1 gene encoding trehalose-6-phosphate phosphatase produces MAEMPFKGRTPVFVGDDLTDESGFSVVNQENGISVKVGQGETCAKWRLANVASVWQWIAEIANQQQEEKIAHHNRRKHYGSLSRSL; encoded by the coding sequence ATGGCCGAGATGCCGTTTAAAGGGAGAACACCTGTCTTTGTCGGTGACGACCTGACCGATGAAAGCGGTTTTAGCGTCGTGAATCAGGAAAACGGGATATCGGTAAAAGTCGGGCAGGGTGAAACCTGTGCGAAATGGCGACTGGCGAATGTTGCCAGCGTCTGGCAGTGGATCGCTGAAATCGCTAACCAGCAACAAGAAGAAAAAATAGCGCATCACAACAGGAGAAAACATTATGGGTCGCTTAGTCGTAGTCTCTAA
- the otsB_2 gene encoding trehalose-6-phosphate phosphatase: MADTLTIPPVLTGEYAFFFDLDGTLAEIKPHPDEVVLPADILRMLNQLSELNQGALALISGRSMAELDELARPYRFPLAGVHGAERRDIHDQSHIVSLPEPLVKSLHAKLTSALSHFPGTELEAKGMAFALHYRGAPEHRAGDNPACGVCR, encoded by the coding sequence GTGGCAGACACGTTAACCATACCGCCTGTGCTGACCGGAGAGTACGCATTCTTTTTCGACCTCGACGGGACGCTGGCCGAGATCAAACCGCATCCTGACGAGGTGGTTTTACCTGCCGATATTCTCCGGATGTTGAATCAGCTATCAGAATTGAATCAGGGGGCTCTGGCATTGATATCAGGGCGCTCAATGGCCGAACTCGATGAACTTGCCCGGCCTTACCGCTTTCCGCTTGCCGGTGTGCACGGAGCGGAGCGCCGCGACATCCATGATCAATCGCATATCGTTTCTCTCCCCGAGCCGCTCGTGAAGTCACTGCATGCGAAACTCACATCGGCGCTTTCCCATTTTCCGGGGACGGAACTGGAAGCGAAAGGCATGGCCTTTGCACTGCACTATCGCGGTGCACCAGAGCATCGAGCAGGCGATAACCCAGCTTGCGGCGTCTGTCGTTGA
- the araH_1 gene encoding L-arabinose ABC transporter permease araH: MSSLPAFLGGVSLKGGIGKISYVVAGILILGTVENAMNLLNISPFSQYVVRGLILLAAVIFDRYKQKAKRTV, from the coding sequence TTGTCATCTCTGCCTGCGTTTTTAGGCGGCGTATCGCTTAAAGGCGGCATCGGAAAAATCTCATATGTGGTGGCGGGTATCCTGATCCTCGGCACGGTTGAGAACGCCATGAACCTGCTGAACATCTCCCCGTTCTCTCAGTACGTGGTACGCGGCCTGATCCTACTGGCGGCGGTGATTTTCGACCGTTACAAGCAAAAAGCGAAACGCACCGTTTAA
- the araH_2 gene encoding L-arabinose ABC transporter permease araH, which yields MIACAGVTTAVVINMTESLWIGVFAGLLLGMLSGLVNGFVIARLKINALITTSATMQIVRGLAYIISDGKAVGIEDERFFALAMPTGWVCLRQSG from the coding sequence GTGATTGCCTGTGCCGGCGTGACAACGGCAGTGGTCATCAACATGACGGAAAGCCTGTGGATTGGCGTTTTTGCGGGTCTGTTGCTGGGTATGCTCAGCGGGCTGGTGAACGGCTTCGTGATCGCGCGTTTAAAAATCAACGCCCTGATTACCACCTCCGCTACCATGCAGATTGTGCGCGGTCTGGCGTACATCATTTCTGACGGTAAAGCGGTGGGTATTGAAGACGAGCGCTTTTTTGCGCTGGCTATGCCAACTGGCTGGGTCTGCCTGCGCCAATCTGGCTGA
- the araH_3 gene encoding L-arabinose ABC transporter permease araH, producing the protein MSSVTTSQTQKSAFSLGRIWDQYGMLVVFAVLFIGCAIFVPNFASFINMKGLGLAISMSGMVACGMLFCLASR; encoded by the coding sequence ATGTCCTCTGTTACTACATCGCAAACGCAGAAGTCGGCTTTCAGTCTTGGTCGCATCTGGGATCAATACGGAATGCTGGTGGTGTTTGCCGTCCTGTTTATCGGCTGTGCGATTTTTGTGCCTAACTTCGCCAGCTTCATCAATATGAAAGGCCTCGGGCTGGCGATTTCCATGTCTGGCATGGTCGCCTGCGGCATGCTTTTCTGTCTGGCCTCCCGGTGA
- the araG gene encoding L-arabinose transporter ATP-binding protein has translation MQQSDPYLSFRGIGKTFPGVNALTDISFDCYPGQVHALMGENGAGKSTLLKILSGNYSPTTGTIAIRGEEMAFADTTAALNAGVAIIYQELHLVPEMTVAENIYLGQLPHKGGFVNRSLLNYEAGLQLKHLGLDIDPQIPLKYLSIGQWQMVEIAKALARNAKIIAFDEPTSSLSAREIENLFRVIRELRKEGRIILYVSHRMEEIFALSDAITVFKDGRYVRTFTDMQQVNHDQLVQAMVGRELGDIYHWQPRQYGAERLRLENVKAPGVRTPISLTVRSGEIVGLFGLVGAGRSELMKGLFGGTRITEGQVYIDGQPVNIQKPAHAIRAGMMLCPEDRKADGIIPVHSVRDNINISARRKFIRAGCLINDGWESSNADHHIRSLNIKTPGAEQLIMNLSGGNQQKAILGRWLSEEMKVILLDEPTRGIDVGAKHEIYNVIYELAKRGVAVLFASSDLPEVLGVADRIIVMREGDIAGELHHEQANEQQALSLAMPKVSQAVA, from the coding sequence ATGCAACAGTCTGACCCGTATCTCTCTTTCCGCGGCATCGGTAAAACGTTTCCCGGTGTTAATGCGCTGACCGATATCAGCTTTGACTGCTATCCGGGTCAGGTTCATGCCCTGATGGGGGAGAATGGCGCGGGAAAATCCACGCTGTTAAAAATCCTCAGCGGAAACTATTCCCCGACGACCGGAACCATCGCCATTCGTGGTGAAGAGATGGCGTTTGCGGATACCACCGCTGCGCTGAATGCCGGGGTCGCTATTATCTATCAGGAACTGCATCTGGTCCCTGAGATGACGGTAGCGGAAAACATCTATCTGGGACAACTCCCGCATAAAGGCGGTTTCGTTAATCGCTCTTTACTCAATTATGAAGCCGGGCTGCAGCTAAAACATCTGGGCCTGGATATTGATCCGCAAATCCCATTGAAATACCTGTCTATCGGTCAATGGCAGATGGTGGAGATTGCCAAGGCGCTGGCGAGAAACGCGAAAATTATCGCCTTCGATGAGCCGACAAGTTCACTCTCCGCGCGTGAAATCGAAAACCTGTTCCGCGTTATTCGTGAATTGCGCAAAGAAGGACGCATCATTTTATATGTCTCACACCGTATGGAAGAGATCTTTGCCCTGAGCGATGCCATTACCGTCTTCAAGGATGGTCGCTATGTGCGGACCTTCACCGACATGCAGCAGGTTAATCATGATCAGCTGGTGCAGGCGATGGTCGGACGCGAGCTGGGGGATATCTATCACTGGCAACCAAGGCAGTACGGCGCAGAGCGTTTGCGTCTTGAGAATGTAAAAGCGCCTGGCGTACGCACGCCAATCAGCCTGACGGTGCGCAGCGGCGAAATCGTCGGCCTGTTCGGTCTGGTGGGCGCTGGACGCAGTGAATTAATGAAAGGGCTGTTTGGCGGGACGCGCATCACGGAAGGCCAGGTCTACATTGACGGCCAGCCGGTGAATATCCAAAAACCGGCGCACGCCATTCGCGCGGGCATGATGCTGTGTCCGGAAGACCGCAAAGCCGACGGGATCATTCCGGTTCACTCGGTTCGCGACAACATTAATATTTCAGCGCGGCGTAAGTTTATCCGTGCGGGCTGCCTGATTAATGACGGCTGGGAATCCAGCAATGCGGATCACCATATTCGTTCGCTGAATATTAAAACCCCGGGTGCTGAACAGTTGATCATGAACCTCTCCGGCGGCAACCAGCAGAAGGCGATTCTCGGGCGCTGGCTATCAGAAGAGATGAAGGTCATTTTGCTCGATGAACCGACCCGCGGCATCGACGTTGGGGCCAAACACGAGATCTATAACGTCATCTATGAACTGGCAAAACGCGGCGTGGCGGTGCTGTTTGCGTCCAGCGATCTTCCCGAAGTGCTTGGCGTTGCAGACCGCATCATCGTGATGCGTGAAGGCGATATTGCCGGCGAGTTACACCATGAACAGGCGAATGAACAACAGGCGTTGAGCCTCGCCATGCCTAAAGTCAGCCAGGCTGTCGCCTGA
- the araF gene encoding periplasmic binding protein/LacI transcriptional regulator yields MHKFTKTLAAIGLAAVMSQSAMAENLKLGFLVKQPEEPWFQTEWKFADKAGKDLGFEVIKIAVPDGEKTLNAIDSLAASGAKGFVICTPDPKLGSAIVAKAKGYGMKVIAVDDQFVTAKGKPMDTVPLVMMAATKIGERQGQELYKEMQKRGWNVKETAVMAITADELDTARRRTTGSMDALKAAGFPEAQIYKVPTKSNDIPGAFDAANSMLVQHPEVKHWLVLGMNDNTVLGGVRATEGQGFKAPDVIGVGINGVDAVSELSKAQATGFYGSLLPSPDVHGYKSSEMLYNWVTKDAEPPKFTEVTDVVLITRDNFKEELAKKGLGGK; encoded by the coding sequence ATGCACAAATTTACTAAAACGCTCGCGGCCATCGGTCTGGCTGCCGTTATGTCACAATCCGCTATGGCAGAGAATTTAAAACTCGGTTTTTTGGTTAAACAACCAGAAGAACCCTGGTTCCAGACCGAGTGGAAATTCGCGGATAAAGCCGGGAAAGATCTGGGTTTTGAAGTCATTAAAATCGCCGTTCCCGATGGTGAAAAAACGTTAAATGCGATTGATAGCCTCGCGGCCAGCGGCGCGAAAGGTTTCGTGATTTGTACGCCGGACCCAAAACTTGGCTCGGCTATTGTCGCTAAAGCGAAGGGTTACGGGATGAAGGTCATTGCGGTTGACGATCAGTTCGTTACCGCAAAAGGCAAACCGATGGATACCGTTCCACTGGTGATGATGGCGGCCACCAAAATCGGGGAGCGTCAGGGTCAGGAACTCTATAAAGAGATGCAGAAACGCGGTTGGAACGTGAAAGAAACCGCTGTGATGGCGATTACGGCCGATGAGCTGGACACCGCTCGCCGCCGCACAACCGGCTCCATGGATGCGCTTAAAGCAGCAGGCTTCCCGGAAGCGCAAATCTATAAAGTGCCGACGAAATCGAACGATATCCCAGGCGCATTTGATGCCGCTAACTCCATGCTGGTTCAGCATCCTGAAGTGAAACACTGGCTGGTGCTGGGCATGAACGACAACACCGTGCTGGGCGGCGTGCGTGCAACGGAAGGGCAGGGCTTTAAAGCCCCAGATGTGATTGGTGTGGGCATTAACGGCGTTGATGCGGTAAGTGAGCTGTCGAAAGCACAGGCGACCGGTTTCTATGGCTCCCTGCTGCCAAGCCCGGATGTCCACGGCTACAAATCCAGCGAAATGCTCTACAACTGGGTGACCAAAGACGCTGAGCCACCGAAGTTTACGGAGGTCACTGACGTTGTGCTGATCACCCGTGACAACTTCAAAGAGGAACTCGCCAAAAAAGGACTGGGCGGTAAGTAA
- the yajL_2 gene encoding ThiJ/PfpI domain-containing protein codes for MAKVAVLLAPGFEEAEAIITIDILRRMHIDVEMLACAESRAVVSYHDIPMVADSTLRERMDTLYDAVVLPGGPQGSVNLAASRDVIRFISMHDEVGKLICPICSAAARVLGANGLLKGRRYVCSGDLWQSVTDGEYVDAPVVEDQNLLSGKGLGHAFDFALTLSARLLGDETPVRDHADHIYYAW; via the coding sequence ATGGCGAAAGTCGCAGTGTTATTAGCACCAGGATTTGAAGAAGCAGAAGCCATTATCACCATTGATATTCTGCGACGTATGCACATCGATGTTGAAATGCTGGCCTGCGCAGAGTCGCGAGCGGTGGTGAGTTACCACGATATTCCTATGGTGGCAGACAGCACGTTGCGGGAGCGGATGGATACCCTGTACGATGCCGTGGTACTGCCCGGCGGGCCACAGGGCAGTGTGAATCTGGCTGCCAGTCGGGACGTTATCCGTTTTATATCCATGCATGATGAAGTCGGCAAATTAATATGCCCTATTTGCTCTGCAGCGGCGCGGGTATTAGGCGCGAATGGCCTGCTTAAGGGGCGGCGCTATGTCTGCTCTGGCGATTTATGGCAATCCGTGACCGACGGTGAATATGTCGATGCCCCTGTCGTTGAAGATCAAAACCTTCTGAGCGGAAAAGGTCTTGGACATGCGTTTGATTTTGCCCTGACGCTCTCGGCACGTTTATTGGGTGATGAAACGCCGGTTCGCGATCACGCCGATCACATTTACTACGCCTGGTAA